From the genome of Triticum aestivum cultivar Chinese Spring chromosome 3B, IWGSC CS RefSeq v2.1, whole genome shotgun sequence, one region includes:
- the LOC123064618 gene encoding uncharacterized protein: protein MCFEFSSCFGGGIKDDYGGERSNHGGCGGRRRGRGRRNDASYNGEADHKPAPAYNHQPAIDEAGRKAHHDGGRKADHASVVAGAGGHGYYAAYAPDKAHEAPKLPAWHNKVGDDAGYAYNTARLRHQAAPVHREHAAMDYHHYPTTTTNLVRY, encoded by the coding sequence ATGTGCTTCGAGTTCAGCTCCTGTTTCGGCGGCGGCATAAAGGACGACTACGGCGGCGAGCGGTCCAACCATGGCGGCTGTGGCGGTCGTCGCCGCGGCCGTGGCCGCAGGAACGACGCCTCCTACAACGGCGAAGCCGACCACAAGCCGGCGCCGGCCTACAACCACCAGCCGGCCATCGACGAGGCTGGTCGCAAGGCCCACCATGATGGCGGGCGGAAAGCTGACCACGCCTCCGTGGTCGCCGGCGCCGGTGGCCACGGCTATTACGCCGCCTACGCGCCAGACAAGGCCCACGAGGCGCCGAAGCTTCCTGCGTGGCACAACAAGGTCGGGGACGACGCCGGCTATGCCTACAACACGGCGCGCCTCCGCCACCAGGCTGCTCCTGTTCATAGGGAGCACGCCGCCATGGATTACCACCACTACCCAACCACTACTACCAATCTCGTAAGGTACTAG